Proteins from a genomic interval of Corynebacterium freiburgense:
- a CDS encoding acetyl/propionyl/methylcrotonyl-CoA carboxylase subunit alpha: MTVETKKITKVLVANRGEIAIRVIRAARDAGIASVAVYAEPDADAPFVSMADEAFALGGQNSAESYLVFDKILDAAKKSGADAIHPGYGFLSENGDFAEAVINAGLIWIGPSPQSIRDLGDKVTARHIALKANAPMAPGTKEPVKDADEVVAFAQEHGLPIAIKAAFGGGGRGMKVAYKMEEVKDLYESATREALAAFGRGECFVERYLDKARHVECQVLADQHGNVVVAGTRDCSLQRRFQKLVEEAPAPFLTDEQRTRLHESAKAICKEAHYYGAGTVEYLVGSDGLISFLEVNTRLQVEHPVTEATTGLDLVREQFRIAEGRELHIKEDPTPRGHAIEFRINGEDAGTNFMPAPGKITKYVEPAGPGIRMDSGIVEGSVIGGQFDSMLAKLIVYGETRDEALQRARRALDEYVVEGMPTVIPFHRHIVDNPAYIGDGTKFDVYTKWIEEEWDNPIPAYVDPEEGEEAEEATPAQKVVVEIDGRRVEVALPGDLALGGGNGAAKKKAKKRRGGAGKKAVSGDAVAAPMQGTVIKVNVEEGQEVEEGETVVVLEAMKMENPVKAHKSGVVTGLACAAGEGVSKGAVLMELK, translated from the coding sequence GTGACAGTCGAGACCAAGAAAATCACTAAGGTACTTGTCGCCAACCGCGGCGAAATCGCCATTCGGGTTATTCGCGCAGCTCGTGATGCTGGCATTGCCAGTGTTGCTGTCTACGCAGAACCAGATGCTGATGCACCTTTCGTTTCAATGGCCGATGAAGCATTCGCCTTAGGCGGGCAGAACTCTGCCGAGTCGTACCTTGTGTTTGACAAGATTCTCGACGCCGCGAAGAAGTCCGGTGCGGACGCAATTCACCCTGGTTACGGCTTCTTGTCTGAAAATGGCGACTTCGCTGAGGCTGTTATTAATGCTGGACTGATTTGGATTGGCCCATCGCCGCAATCCATTCGTGATCTTGGCGATAAGGTGACCGCTCGTCATATTGCATTGAAAGCCAATGCCCCTATGGCACCTGGCACCAAGGAACCAGTCAAAGACGCTGACGAGGTTGTTGCTTTTGCCCAGGAACATGGTCTTCCGATTGCTATTAAGGCCGCCTTTGGTGGCGGTGGTCGTGGCATGAAGGTTGCCTACAAAATGGAAGAAGTTAAGGATCTTTACGAGTCCGCTACTCGTGAAGCACTAGCTGCTTTCGGTCGAGGCGAATGCTTTGTGGAGCGCTATCTTGATAAGGCTCGTCACGTTGAGTGTCAGGTTCTTGCAGACCAGCACGGCAATGTTGTTGTTGCTGGTACCCGCGACTGCTCCCTGCAACGTCGTTTCCAGAAGCTCGTCGAAGAGGCGCCAGCACCATTCCTTACCGACGAGCAGCGCACTCGCCTACATGAGTCCGCTAAAGCAATCTGCAAAGAAGCTCATTACTATGGCGCTGGCACCGTCGAATACTTGGTCGGTTCCGATGGTTTAATTTCCTTCCTCGAAGTAAACACTCGTCTGCAGGTAGAGCACCCTGTAACCGAGGCAACCACCGGTCTAGATCTAGTTCGTGAACAGTTCCGCATTGCGGAAGGCCGCGAGCTCCATATCAAGGAAGACCCAACTCCTCGTGGTCACGCAATTGAGTTCCGTATCAATGGCGAGGATGCAGGCACAAACTTTATGCCAGCTCCCGGCAAGATCACCAAGTATGTTGAGCCTGCTGGCCCAGGTATCCGCATGGACTCCGGCATTGTTGAAGGTTCTGTCATTGGCGGACAGTTCGACTCAATGCTTGCGAAGCTCATCGTGTACGGAGAAACTCGCGATGAAGCTTTGCAGCGTGCCCGCCGCGCACTCGATGAGTATGTTGTCGAAGGCATGCCAACAGTCATTCCATTCCATCGTCATATCGTTGACAATCCTGCATACATCGGTGATGGCACCAAGTTTGATGTTTACACCAAGTGGATTGAGGAAGAGTGGGATAACCCGATTCCTGCCTATGTTGATCCGGAAGAGGGTGAAGAGGCCGAGGAAGCAACACCTGCACAAAAGGTTGTCGTTGAGATTGATGGGCGTCGTGTAGAGGTGGCTCTGCCTGGTGACCTAGCACTTGGTGGCGGCAATGGTGCCGCTAAGAAGAAGGCTAAGAAGCGCCGTGGCGGTGCCGGAAAGAAGGCTGTTTCAGGTGATGCTGTGGCAGCCCCGATGCAAGGTACCGTGATTAAGGTCAATGTTGAGGAAGGCCAAGAGGTCGAAGAAGGCGAGACGGTAGTCGTTCTCGAGGCCATGAAGATGGAGAACCCGGTAAAGGCTCATAAGTCTGGTGTGGTAACCGGTCTTGCATGTGCTGCTGGCGAAGGTGTCAGCAAGGGTGCTGTCCTTATGGAACTGAAGTAG
- a CDS encoding sulfurtransferase, with the protein MTAPFDPNPQFAEYAHPERLVSASWLSARLGTPGLRVVESDEDTLLYDIGHIPGAVRIDWRKDLNNPVTRDYISGEAFAELMRSKGISRDDTVVIYGDKSNWWASFTLWVFELFGHEDVRLLNGGRDAWMAEERDTSFVVPEYPRTDYPVIERNDVPLRAFAAEVKENIGTTPLLDVRTLEEYTGERFNMEGYPEEGVMRGGHIPTATHIPWNLAVHPNSRFRSLAELEDIYAEVPDDVIVYCRVGDRSAHTWFVLKYLLGRKGVRNYDGSWVEWGNMIRMPIAIGPTPGEIPSN; encoded by the coding sequence ATGACTGCACCATTCGACCCAAATCCCCAGTTCGCCGAGTATGCACATCCTGAGCGTTTGGTTTCTGCTTCTTGGCTGAGTGCCCGCCTTGGCACACCTGGTCTACGAGTAGTTGAATCTGATGAAGATACACTACTTTATGACATAGGCCATATCCCTGGCGCCGTTCGAATTGATTGGCGTAAGGACCTCAATAATCCGGTTACACGCGATTACATTTCAGGCGAAGCGTTTGCAGAGCTAATGAGATCTAAGGGAATATCGCGCGACGATACAGTGGTTATATACGGGGACAAGTCGAACTGGTGGGCGTCTTTCACCTTATGGGTTTTTGAGCTTTTCGGACACGAAGATGTCCGGCTTCTTAATGGTGGCCGCGACGCATGGATGGCAGAGGAACGCGACACCTCATTTGTGGTTCCGGAGTACCCACGCACGGACTACCCAGTCATTGAGCGTAACGACGTCCCGCTACGCGCATTCGCAGCTGAGGTTAAGGAAAATATCGGTACCACTCCGCTACTGGATGTTCGGACGTTAGAGGAGTACACCGGTGAGCGTTTCAATATGGAAGGCTACCCCGAAGAAGGGGTAATGCGTGGCGGCCATATTCCAACTGCTACACACATCCCTTGGAATCTTGCCGTACACCCGAATTCCCGATTCCGCTCATTGGCAGAGCTAGAAGATATTTACGCAGAGGTTCCAGATGATGTTATTGTCTACTGCCGAGTTGGCGATCGCAGTGCCCATACATGGTTTGTTCTGAAGTACCTTTTGGGCCGGAAAGGTGTACGCAATTATGATGGCTCTTGGGTCGAATGGGGGAATATGATACGTATGCCGATCGCCATTGGCCCCACCCCCGGAGAAATTCCAAGCAATTAA
- a CDS encoding Cj0069 family protein, whose amino-acid sequence MHKAIVVFEVEGGSDKQFNGHRKDTMPIVDAIKAKGWHAEVVYYRPEWSDALFEYISKNFDAYISRVNPGNIPGGEKGYFELLTRLSDEAGLVGMSRPDEMMSYGAKDALVKLADTELVPSDTYAYYDVETFHKTFPTSLSYGERVLKQNRGSTGEGIWRVQLEDKELAASVEPGTELPLDTKLRCTEAVDNHTEIRELGEFMDFCDQYIIGDNGMLVDMRFMPRIVEGEIRILLVGPHPVFVVHKKPAEGGDNFSATLFSGAKYTYDSPEKWQELVDMFAEVRPVIAEKLGGDNIPLIWTADFMLDDAEDGGDTYVLGEINCSCVGFTSELDMGIQEMVADEAISRVEKKHA is encoded by the coding sequence ATGCATAAGGCCATAGTCGTTTTTGAAGTTGAAGGCGGCAGCGACAAGCAATTCAACGGTCACCGCAAAGACACCATGCCAATTGTCGACGCCATTAAAGCTAAAGGCTGGCACGCGGAAGTGGTGTACTACCGCCCTGAGTGGTCCGATGCTTTGTTCGAGTACATCTCGAAGAATTTTGACGCATACATCTCCCGCGTAAACCCTGGCAATATCCCAGGTGGAGAAAAAGGCTACTTTGAGCTACTTACCCGCCTGTCCGATGAAGCCGGTCTGGTAGGCATGTCTCGCCCAGACGAAATGATGTCCTATGGGGCAAAGGATGCGTTGGTTAAGCTTGCCGATACCGAACTTGTTCCATCTGACACCTACGCGTACTACGACGTAGAAACCTTCCACAAGACCTTCCCAACATCCCTCTCCTATGGTGAACGCGTTCTTAAGCAAAACCGCGGCTCCACAGGTGAGGGCATTTGGCGTGTTCAACTGGAAGACAAAGAGCTTGCAGCTTCTGTGGAGCCCGGCACGGAATTGCCGCTGGACACCAAATTGCGCTGCACCGAAGCCGTGGACAACCACACCGAAATTCGTGAACTCGGTGAATTCATGGACTTCTGTGACCAATACATCATTGGCGACAACGGCATGCTCGTAGACATGCGTTTTATGCCACGCATTGTCGAAGGCGAAATCCGCATTCTGCTCGTAGGACCACACCCAGTATTCGTAGTGCATAAGAAGCCGGCCGAAGGTGGAGACAATTTCTCCGCAACCCTCTTCTCTGGCGCAAAGTACACCTACGATTCCCCTGAGAAGTGGCAAGAACTCGTAGATATGTTTGCCGAAGTCCGCCCAGTGATCGCAGAAAAACTCGGCGGCGACAATATTCCTTTGATCTGGACCGCCGACTTTATGCTTGATGACGCTGAAGATGGCGGCGACACCTACGTCCTTGGAGAAATCAACTGCTCCTGCGTTGGATTTACGTCCGAACTTGACATGGGTATTCAAGAAATGGTCGCTGACGAAGCAATCTCCCGGGTGGAAAAGAAGCACGCCTAA
- a CDS encoding DUF6891 domain-containing protein translates to MNYNAQPTGLAIPAQYLPEGVGKEQQQELLDILWTKILAGGEPYFEEFVDYISEFPFFSEDAERRELPPISTHDAEAITEYLFNARLAQQQTFNDAPENAITRAFAELSQHNILAKENFTCCNSTGHDEILSEVPQYGNWKAYIFFHQQDTESMFEYGDGGLSYGPIGDTTEAELLEIIASTVIPILNNHGITTQWDGTSTSRINLHNVNLYYPLQWT, encoded by the coding sequence ATGAACTATAACGCCCAGCCCACAGGCCTCGCTATTCCAGCCCAATACCTCCCAGAAGGTGTCGGAAAAGAACAACAACAAGAGCTGCTCGACATTCTCTGGACAAAAATCCTTGCCGGTGGTGAGCCCTACTTCGAAGAATTCGTCGACTACATTAGCGAATTCCCCTTTTTTAGCGAGGACGCTGAACGACGCGAATTACCACCAATATCGACCCACGACGCCGAAGCTATCACCGAATACTTATTCAATGCCAGGCTCGCCCAACAACAAACCTTTAACGACGCCCCCGAAAACGCGATCACACGCGCCTTTGCGGAGCTAAGCCAACATAACATCCTTGCAAAAGAAAACTTCACCTGCTGCAATAGCACCGGACACGACGAAATCCTAAGCGAAGTCCCCCAATACGGAAACTGGAAAGCCTACATTTTCTTCCACCAGCAAGACACCGAGAGCATGTTTGAATATGGGGATGGTGGCTTAAGCTATGGCCCCATCGGCGATACAACCGAAGCGGAGCTTCTAGAGATCATTGCCAGCACCGTTATCCCAATACTTAATAACCACGGCATAACAACCCAATGGGACGGCACTTCAACATCGCGAATCAACCTGCACAACGTCAACCTGTATTACCCACTCCAATGGACATAA
- a CDS encoding DUF3151 domain-containing protein: MNMKDYLAPPPVKLPDTLTHTDARSHPESPLAWAILAETCEDPLIRYAFARTGYHRGLDALRANGWKGFGPVPWSHEPNQGVLRAIAQLALAARDIDETHEYDRCRALLSDCDPSCVSHLLDT, from the coding sequence ATGAACATGAAAGACTACCTCGCCCCACCACCCGTCAAACTCCCAGACACCCTTACACATACCGACGCCCGAAGCCACCCCGAAAGCCCTCTTGCCTGGGCAATCCTTGCCGAAACCTGCGAAGACCCTCTAATACGCTATGCATTCGCCCGCACCGGCTACCACCGAGGACTCGATGCCCTACGAGCCAATGGCTGGAAAGGCTTCGGTCCAGTCCCCTGGTCCCACGAACCAAACCAAGGTGTCCTACGCGCCATTGCACAACTCGCACTCGCCGCCCGCGATATCGACGAAACTCACGAATACGACCGCTGCCGAGCACTCCTCTCCGACTGTGACCCCAGCTGCGTATCCCACTTGCTCGATACATAG
- a CDS encoding peptidylprolyl isomerase, whose amino-acid sequence MKYLPYLAATALILTACSTETSTPTQPQDNTCGFTESGTAAREVSLPPGPNDGMVTVKLATNQGEIEMNLDGSKAPCGVGAIEHLAKSGFYDNTLCHRITTQNIYVLQCGDPTATGSGGPGFTFKDEYPVDTGEQGLYRAGVIAMANAGPDTNGSQFFLNYQDSPLPPNYTILGRVSDQSLPVLQAIAQKGAADGARDAAPAEEVRIDKASL is encoded by the coding sequence ATGAAGTATTTGCCCTACCTTGCAGCTACCGCGCTGATACTCACAGCCTGTTCAACCGAAACCTCTACCCCCACACAACCGCAGGACAATACCTGCGGCTTTACGGAATCTGGCACCGCGGCCAGGGAAGTTTCGCTACCACCTGGGCCAAATGATGGAATGGTCACTGTAAAACTGGCCACAAATCAAGGCGAAATTGAAATGAATTTAGATGGTTCAAAAGCTCCCTGCGGTGTCGGAGCAATCGAACACCTGGCCAAATCTGGTTTTTATGACAACACCTTATGCCATCGCATTACTACCCAAAATATTTACGTACTCCAGTGCGGCGATCCCACTGCCACAGGTTCCGGCGGCCCCGGCTTTACCTTTAAAGATGAATACCCCGTTGACACCGGCGAACAAGGCCTCTACCGCGCTGGCGTTATTGCAATGGCAAATGCTGGACCAGATACCAATGGTTCACAGTTCTTCTTGAACTATCAAGACTCCCCATTACCACCCAACTACACAATCCTCGGCCGCGTCTCTGACCAAAGCTTGCCGGTCCTCCAAGCAATCGCACAAAAAGGCGCAGCAGATGGCGCCCGTGATGCCGCACCTGCCGAAGAAGTCCGCATCGATAAGGCCTCACTATGA
- a CDS encoding Maf family protein, with product MKIVLASGSASRLAILRAAGVEPVMHPANIDEEQLLTKLADAPAQEQVMALSVAKAEHIQREYPNDIVIGCDSMLLLDGQLQGKPLTVETTIARWKHQRGKTGALITGHCIVAPGNIQRVVEAAWTSITFAQVSDADIEAYAHTGEPLQCAGAFTLEALGGWFIDRIEGDPSNVLGLSLPLLRKSLYRFGYNVSDFWIH from the coding sequence ATGAAGATTGTGCTTGCCTCAGGCTCGGCATCCCGGTTGGCCATTTTGCGTGCGGCTGGCGTGGAACCCGTAATGCACCCAGCAAACATCGATGAAGAGCAGCTCCTCACCAAACTTGCCGACGCCCCCGCCCAGGAACAAGTCATGGCACTCAGCGTTGCCAAAGCAGAGCATATCCAGCGCGAGTACCCCAACGACATAGTTATCGGCTGTGATTCCATGCTCCTACTTGACGGCCAATTACAAGGTAAACCACTTACCGTAGAAACTACCATCGCCCGTTGGAAACATCAGCGCGGCAAGACCGGGGCATTAATTACCGGGCACTGCATTGTAGCGCCGGGCAATATCCAACGGGTAGTAGAGGCGGCGTGGACAAGCATTACATTTGCCCAGGTCAGCGACGCAGATATCGAGGCATACGCGCACACCGGCGAACCCTTGCAATGCGCGGGGGCTTTTACCCTGGAAGCACTGGGCGGCTGGTTTATTGACCGGATCGAAGGCGACCCTTCAAATGTGCTGGGATTAAGCTTGCCGTTGCTTCGCAAAAGCCTCTACCGATTTGGGTACAACGTTTCAGATTTTTGGATCCATTAA
- a CDS encoding vWA domain-containing protein, with protein sequence MSFRTVFALCSVLFLLPGCSAFKNEPPTVLVFDASSSMLINDANGLRVNAAKAAARTLIDSLPTKTELGIVAYGQSVGDSPAERGLSCEDVSLVRTLQPIKDPANAYNSIGSITPRGWTPLAKAIEKAVSQLPPDIPANVIVLSDGIDTCDGDFEALANAVTHSHPKVRIDAVTFKEDAHHLASITAATGGISVTADNQEQLTRRLHAFRDEALHEALNGNGMNSINLGEHIDQIQQNNPDFPDLRCDESTCTVTFKKSDYIFVDKTLHAIEPNNATTIDGIVIGDSIDKAIGYWGDPVQQKDLGNGTTEYLFPVGSTNSWKVIVEQQEITSITLCRCNPDPKVPAEQQGGDIAIGATLGELPEGLDRDHIVTMGNFYGVKHSSGVFILAENTDTDPLQTKVSHVLPFNRDNDVAFKNRQEADEYFGPPEKYGVKEDKEFAVYSTNNPEMFFAVQWLPGKEGNIDILPLRSAAEY encoded by the coding sequence ATGTCATTTCGCACAGTTTTTGCCCTGTGCTCTGTCCTTTTTCTCCTCCCCGGTTGTTCCGCATTTAAAAATGAGCCCCCTACCGTACTGGTGTTTGATGCCTCATCAAGCATGCTAATTAATGATGCAAATGGGCTGCGTGTTAATGCGGCAAAGGCTGCCGCTCGCACACTTATTGATTCATTGCCTACAAAGACGGAGTTAGGCATTGTTGCATATGGACAAAGCGTTGGAGATAGCCCGGCAGAAAGAGGCTTAAGCTGTGAAGATGTGAGTTTGGTCCGAACACTTCAGCCAATTAAGGATCCGGCGAATGCCTATAATTCCATAGGAAGTATTACCCCTCGTGGATGGACGCCATTAGCAAAGGCAATTGAAAAGGCTGTGTCTCAATTACCACCAGATATTCCAGCGAATGTGATTGTGCTTTCGGACGGCATTGATACTTGTGATGGGGATTTTGAGGCGCTCGCCAATGCGGTTACGCACTCACATCCAAAGGTACGTATCGACGCCGTGACCTTTAAGGAAGATGCCCACCATCTGGCCTCCATTACGGCAGCCACTGGAGGAATTTCAGTTACAGCCGATAACCAGGAGCAGTTAACACGACGGTTACATGCGTTTCGGGACGAAGCCTTACATGAGGCTCTCAATGGCAATGGAATGAATTCGATTAATTTGGGCGAGCACATTGATCAGATTCAGCAAAATAATCCGGACTTTCCAGACCTCCGTTGTGATGAAAGCACCTGCACGGTGACATTTAAAAAGAGCGACTATATTTTTGTAGATAAGACACTTCATGCCATTGAACCAAACAATGCAACTACAATTGACGGTATTGTAATCGGGGATTCAATCGATAAGGCTATTGGATATTGGGGTGATCCCGTACAACAAAAAGATTTAGGCAATGGAACAACGGAGTACTTATTTCCAGTAGGTTCAACAAACTCCTGGAAAGTCATTGTTGAGCAACAAGAAATCACAAGTATTACATTGTGCAGGTGCAATCCCGACCCAAAAGTGCCGGCTGAGCAGCAAGGAGGAGATATTGCTATAGGCGCAACCTTAGGTGAGCTTCCGGAAGGATTGGATCGGGATCATATTGTTACTATGGGAAATTTTTATGGAGTAAAGCATTCCAGTGGAGTGTTTATTTTGGCGGAAAATACCGATACCGATCCGCTGCAGACAAAGGTTTCTCATGTCTTGCCTTTTAACCGGGACAATGATGTGGCATTTAAGAATCGGCAGGAAGCCGATGAGTATTTCGGCCCGCCAGAAAAATACGGAGTAAAAGAAGATAAAGAGTTCGCCGTATATTCAACAAATAATCCAGAGATGTTTTTTGCGGTGCAATGGCTACCAGGAAAGGAAGGGAATATAGATATTCTGCCATTGCGCTCAGCTGCGGAGTACTAG
- a CDS encoding NAD-dependent epimerase/dehydratase family protein: MSQFLILGAGPLGQATATALLELGHTVLVGTRSGTKVPGTTTLTIDASDPDALTKAATDCEAMVVCTNPTYHKWATEWPPIIDSAIVAARKTGCRIVLAGNLYAFGPNSGVMSEQTPQQPLETKGKVRAQLWEMLEAASKEYGIAVAELRASDYFGPNAGNNAHLGDRFMKPVRNGATARIIGDPNAPHSWSYIPDIGQCLAILATQPELSGRFWVGPKSGDASMREIAASLNAKAKVKQLAKALLWILSLFSPTLREVFAIRYQFTEPFILDDSELRREFNFTPTPLKEALQKSF; this comes from the coding sequence ATGTCACAGTTTTTAATCCTTGGCGCAGGCCCCCTCGGCCAGGCTACTGCCACCGCTTTACTCGAACTTGGACACACGGTTTTGGTTGGAACTAGGTCCGGAACGAAAGTACCTGGCACAACTACATTGACGATCGACGCCTCCGACCCTGACGCTCTTACAAAAGCGGCCACAGATTGCGAGGCAATGGTGGTTTGCACAAATCCGACCTATCACAAGTGGGCTACTGAATGGCCACCCATTATCGATTCTGCTATTGTCGCTGCTCGAAAAACTGGTTGCCGAATCGTTCTTGCAGGGAACTTATATGCGTTTGGGCCAAACTCCGGAGTAATGTCGGAGCAAACCCCGCAGCAACCTTTAGAAACTAAAGGAAAGGTGAGGGCACAACTTTGGGAGATGCTTGAAGCGGCATCCAAAGAATATGGCATAGCAGTAGCAGAGCTTCGTGCAAGTGATTATTTTGGCCCAAATGCTGGCAACAATGCTCATTTGGGCGATCGCTTTATGAAGCCGGTGCGAAACGGGGCTACCGCTCGAATTATAGGAGACCCAAATGCACCACACTCGTGGTCATATATTCCGGACATTGGGCAGTGCCTCGCTATTTTGGCCACTCAGCCGGAGCTTTCGGGAAGGTTTTGGGTTGGGCCAAAGTCAGGCGATGCGTCAATGCGTGAGATCGCCGCTTCCCTAAATGCCAAGGCAAAGGTAAAGCAATTGGCAAAAGCGTTGTTGTGGATACTATCGTTATTTTCTCCAACATTGCGGGAAGTATTTGCTATTCGGTATCAGTTTACTGAGCCGTTTATTCTGGATGATTCTGAGCTGCGCAGGGAATTTAATTTCACCCCCACCCCCTTAAAGGAAGCACTTCAGAAGTCATTCTAG
- a CDS encoding TetR/AcrR family transcriptional regulator, producing the protein MSVKPQGVGNRAKNRAATERAIIETAEQHLAKYGAAGLSLRKVARDVGMVPSALYRYFNGIDELYTTLIVRAFESQNAAAAKVAATLPTSMRWEQQVDNALEIAKAIRNWAHAHPHFYALIYGSPVPGYKAPDITIEPAAGVGKILLQQFYVEKTNGDRFQWEIMLEQKILPEPIVAFWSGMYGIISFELFGHLKGTIEDTEGFFERSIMRALEALRRELEEL; encoded by the coding sequence ATGTCTGTAAAGCCCCAAGGTGTTGGAAATCGAGCAAAAAATCGAGCGGCGACTGAACGGGCGATTATTGAAACTGCTGAACAGCATCTCGCTAAGTACGGGGCTGCTGGGCTCAGCCTGCGGAAAGTCGCCCGCGACGTTGGCATGGTTCCTTCCGCCTTGTATAGATACTTCAATGGCATCGACGAGCTCTATACCACACTTATTGTGCGGGCATTCGAAAGCCAGAACGCGGCTGCGGCTAAGGTTGCTGCAACACTTCCCACTTCTATGCGGTGGGAACAACAAGTGGACAATGCCCTTGAAATAGCAAAAGCAATACGCAATTGGGCTCACGCCCATCCACATTTTTACGCCTTGATCTACGGATCTCCGGTACCTGGCTACAAGGCGCCGGATATCACAATCGAGCCCGCTGCCGGGGTTGGGAAGATTTTGCTCCAACAGTTTTATGTAGAAAAAACAAACGGTGACCGGTTTCAGTGGGAAATCATGCTGGAGCAAAAAATACTGCCCGAACCGATCGTAGCGTTTTGGTCTGGAATGTATGGAATAATAAGCTTTGAGTTGTTTGGGCACCTCAAGGGCACAATAGAAGACACTGAAGGATTCTTTGAACGCAGTATCATGCGAGCACTCGAAGCTTTACGCAGAGAGCTTGAAGAACTGTAG
- a CDS encoding AAA family ATPase has protein sequence MLLSVTLENYRSFAEEVTLDLQRRTFSTLRPRSGERWQDLVLPRAAIFGPNAAGKSNMIAPLGYLKVAVLSSLRNPDAVKKLYDPHRLKKTSETVFDVEYVADDIRFRWVLVLDKEGVVTETLEANEKRSWRRVFHRSRDAIIFNKNIDISKAVQDNISEFLTPWALTLSAWLTVKTPGRFVGGARWWSDSLLPIVTCNDDDRILRHEWVVDIASKHGDWMKLLKLALVTADVGVSDVRVVEEKLPERIKSVHFILNRDDGGVELLEDPSKLEIKDLEQYMKYVEFSHGQGDDAFSLGELDESQGTRVWMDIAIPAYWALYRGSVLVIDEIDSSLHPALVRALVGYFGEPSVNTRGAQLIFSSHDMTLLGKHPVEALDREEVWLVEKRGATSTLVALDEFSLREPHNIEKRYFQGAFGAVPIMSESGLRMALESMRQGSDEVSGSESESSAAQTT, from the coding sequence ATGTTGCTTTCTGTTACTTTGGAGAACTATCGTTCATTTGCCGAGGAAGTAACACTAGATTTGCAACGGCGCACCTTTAGTACGTTGCGGCCTCGGTCAGGCGAGCGTTGGCAAGATTTAGTACTGCCTCGGGCTGCCATTTTCGGCCCTAATGCAGCGGGAAAATCAAATATGATTGCGCCGCTAGGATATCTGAAGGTGGCAGTTCTGTCGTCGTTGCGCAATCCAGATGCGGTCAAGAAACTATATGATCCTCATCGGCTCAAAAAGACAAGTGAGACAGTGTTCGATGTCGAATATGTTGCAGATGATATTCGATTTCGTTGGGTGCTGGTGTTAGATAAGGAAGGCGTAGTTACTGAAACGCTTGAAGCTAATGAGAAACGTTCTTGGCGAAGAGTTTTTCATCGCTCGCGTGATGCCATTATCTTTAATAAGAATATAGATATCTCCAAGGCAGTTCAAGATAACATCTCTGAGTTTTTGACGCCTTGGGCATTGACACTGTCTGCGTGGCTCACAGTCAAAACGCCTGGTCGCTTTGTTGGTGGCGCGCGGTGGTGGAGTGATTCATTATTGCCGATTGTCACGTGTAATGACGACGATCGTATTTTGCGACACGAGTGGGTCGTTGATATTGCTTCAAAGCACGGTGATTGGATGAAGCTACTTAAATTGGCATTGGTTACCGCCGATGTCGGTGTATCTGATGTGCGCGTTGTTGAAGAGAAACTTCCCGAGAGGATTAAAAGCGTACATTTCATATTGAATCGCGATGATGGCGGGGTTGAACTTCTAGAGGATCCGTCAAAGTTGGAGATCAAAGACCTTGAACAATATATGAAATATGTGGAGTTTTCTCACGGTCAAGGCGATGATGCTTTCAGTCTTGGTGAGTTGGATGAATCCCAAGGAACTCGCGTATGGATGGATATTGCAATTCCCGCGTATTGGGCCTTATATCGAGGCTCTGTGTTGGTAATTGATGAAATTGACAGTAGTCTGCATCCAGCGCTTGTGCGTGCACTTGTCGGTTACTTTGGAGAGCCTTCGGTAAATACACGTGGCGCGCAGCTTATTTTTAGTAGCCATGATATGACTTTGTTGGGTAAACATCCCGTGGAAGCTCTTGACCGCGAAGAAGTTTGGTTAGTGGAGAAACGTGGAGCTACATCAACTTTGGTAGCTCTTGACGAATTTTCTTTGCGGGAACCGCATAATATTGAAAAACGTTATTTCCAAGGAGCATTTGGGGCAGTGCCGATTATGTCCGAAAGTGGTTTGAGGATGGCGTTGGAGTCGATGCGTCAAGGGAGCGATGAAGTAAGTGGCAGCGAATCGGAATCGTCAGCGGCACAAACGACGTAA